Sequence from the Nitrospirota bacterium genome:
AAGGATCAGCAGGACAACCCTTTGGAGAAAGATGAAAGATTATCATATCGTAAAATAGGGTATGTTTCATAAATGAATTTTGTTCCATAAATGAAAAAATGATACAAATATTTAAATTTATTGGATTTTTTATACGATACGTTTAATTTTCAGATGTTTTAAGGCTAATTGAAATAGATTTACAAATCATCAAAAAATTTATAACTTATTAATATTGTTATTTATTTTATAATTAAAAAAACGGGTATACTTCTTGCTCTTTATTACGTTACTAGACAGACTAAAATAGTCGGATTTAAGTAAGGAGAGTAAGAATATGCAGTGTCATAGATGTAAAGGCGAAATGGTTGTTGAAAAATTTCAAGATTTTAATGACGATACGGGCCGTTTAAATTTTCACGGATGGAGATGTTTGATTTGCGGTGAAATTTTTGATCCGGTTATTTATTCGAATCGGAGACAGCATCCCCCTCCCCTCATTGGGAAAAACAGGAAATTAATCATCGCCTCTAAACGATAGGTTGGAAAGACCTTAAAACATCGGGTTCAATGTTTGCGCAAAAAGTAAAGCATTTACTCCTGGAGCAGGATGTTCCGTTCCGTTCTTTCAAGGAGAAAAAAACTGTTTCACTGAAAGAATATCGTGATCGAGGGGGCTATGATGCCTGGCTAAAAGCGATCACCAAGATGAAACCCGATGAAATCCTTTGCGAAATCAAGGATTCAGGGCTAAGAGGCAGAGGGGGAGCAGGTTATCCCGCCTGGAAAAAATGGGAAATTGTCGCCGGAAAGGAATCTTCCCAGAAGTATCTCTGCTGCAACGGCGCTGAAGAAGAGCCGGGAACCTTTAAAGACCAGATATTATTAGGCACAAACCCCCACCAACTGCTGGAGGGCGCTTTAATTGCCGCCTATACCGTAGGCGCCTCAAAAGTTATTCTTTATCTCAATACGAAATTCAGTCAGGAAATAAACGGTGTTGTAGAGGCTTTGCAGGAAATCAAAACGCTGGGGTTCTGGGGCGAGAATATCCTTGGAACCGGCGTCGGAATAGACGTTACCCTTTTTAAAAGTCCCCTTGCCTATATTGCGGGGGAAGAAACCGCCATGCTGGAAGTCATTGAGGGAAGAAAACCGGCTCCCCGGCAGAAACCTCCGTTTTATCCTGTTCATAACGGACTTTATGGCAAGCCGACTTTAGTGAATAACGTTGAAACGCTGTGCAACATTCCCCATATTGTTCAAAACGGGTCTGAATGGTATAAAAAAATCGGGACCGAAGAAAGCCCGGGAACGGCCTTATTTACCCTTACTGGGGATATTAATCAGCCCGGGGTTTATGAATTGCCAATGGGGACCCCGTTGCGCCAGTTAATCGATTTTAATGGCAAAGGCCTTAAAGCGGGGAGGAGATTAAAAGCGGTTTTTCCCGGAGGACCTTCCTGCGGAACAATTACGGAAAAAGATTTGGATGTAACGTTAGATTATGAATCTCTGAAAAAAAGAAGGAGTGCGTTCGGTACCGGAGCGGTCATTGTTTTCGACG
This genomic interval carries:
- a CDS encoding SLBB domain-containing protein; protein product: MFAQKVKHLLLEQDVPFRSFKEKKTVSLKEYRDRGGYDAWLKAITKMKPDEILCEIKDSGLRGRGGAGYPAWKKWEIVAGKESSQKYLCCNGAEEEPGTFKDQILLGTNPHQLLEGALIAAYTVGASKVILYLNTKFSQEINGVVEALQEIKTLGFWGENILGTGVGIDVTLFKSPLAYIAGEETAMLEVIEGRKPAPRQKPPFYPVHNGLYGKPTLVNNVETLCNIPHIVQNGSEWYKKIGTEESPGTALFTLTGDINQPGVYELPMGTPLRQLIDFNGKGLKAGRRLKAVFPGGPSCGTITEKDLDVTLDYESLKKRRSAFGTGAVIVFDDTACLVNAGLHIAEFFAEESCGQCPPCKMGGRHLADLHQKIESGKGEGEDLQSIEQICGVVKGRGYCSLITGAAVTVESLVRNFRNEYEDHIKTGECHLKDAKIMQNIS